A single Chloroflexota bacterium DNA region contains:
- a CDS encoding GNAT family N-acetyltransferase gives MKRPQAASDRDLLIIQAEALLDEEGRLANCCGIMLGTARDGHVLLIGDRIPPELAVKLRTALKQAPVARTLDDEPPALASCRSLLEEACGPLDQHDGPYYVFGDEVRVPGSVQVLGSSGPGQELLRDLNPGNWDPNEWDCLIDGTLGPWAMGLADGQVVSICHTPRPLSERAAECGVWTHPDYRRRGHAATVTAAWADILRPSGRFLFYSTSRDNTSSQHVAARLGLRLFGWTWNLRSTPSRPRMVSIR, from the coding sequence GTGAAACGCCCACAGGCGGCGTCCGACCGTGACTTGCTCATCATTCAGGCCGAGGCATTGCTCGACGAAGAAGGGCGCCTGGCGAATTGCTGTGGAATCATGCTTGGAACGGCCCGTGACGGGCACGTCCTACTGATTGGAGATCGGATCCCGCCCGAACTTGCCGTGAAGTTGCGCACCGCTCTGAAGCAAGCTCCTGTCGCCCGGACGCTGGATGACGAGCCGCCGGCCCTCGCGTCGTGTCGTTCACTGCTCGAGGAGGCGTGCGGGCCGCTCGATCAGCACGATGGACCGTACTATGTGTTCGGTGACGAGGTCCGCGTGCCCGGGAGTGTCCAGGTGCTTGGGTCAAGCGGCCCTGGCCAGGAGCTCCTGCGCGACCTCAACCCGGGCAACTGGGATCCCAACGAGTGGGACTGCTTGATCGACGGGACGCTCGGTCCGTGGGCGATGGGGCTCGCAGATGGACAGGTGGTCTCGATTTGCCATACGCCGCGACCGCTCAGCGAGCGAGCCGCCGAGTGTGGTGTCTGGACGCACCCTGACTACCGTCGGCGAGGGCACGCCGCCACCGTGACTGCGGCGTGGGCAGACATTCTCCGCCCGAGTGGGCGGTTTCTCTTCTACAGCACCAGCAGGGACAACACATCATCGCAGCATGTCGCCGCTCGGCTGGGATTGCGGCTGTTCGGCTGGACCTGGAACCTTAGATCGACCCCGAGCCGACCCCGGATGGTCTCCATCCGCTGA
- a CDS encoding PqqD family protein, with protein sequence MPEVDARRKAVPSVSSYPLDDELVLYTPTDGQAFILNHTAARVWRLLDGTRTDAAVAREIAETYGEAYEQVLADVRELVEHLAAVGLVTAAADLA encoded by the coding sequence ATGCCAGAAGTCGATGCGCGCCGGAAGGCCGTTCCCAGTGTCTCGTCGTATCCGCTGGACGACGAGCTGGTGCTCTATACGCCGACGGATGGGCAGGCGTTCATCCTGAATCACACGGCAGCGCGCGTCTGGCGACTCCTCGACGGCACGCGCACCGACGCAGCCGTCGCCCGGGAGATCGCCGAGACCTACGGCGAGGCCTATGAGCAGGTGCTGGCCGACGTTCGCGAGCTGGTCGAGCACCTGGCGGCGGTCGGGCTGGTGACGGCCGCGGCTGACCTCGCCTGA